A single region of the Thermoanaerobacterium aotearoense genome encodes:
- a CDS encoding small ribosomal subunit Rsm22 family protein translates to MNIPTELLNGIEEEASKIPVNKLISLVSDISNRYRNTDEKHILSYEEAIAYVSYRMPATFEAIYTVLKDVKDICGDDLKPKSILDVGAGPGTAIWAATSIWNDLDKITLLERNINMIKIGKKLSANSNNRSIKNSIWMEADLESLSELPKHDIVIASYSIGELNDDVHGEIIKKLWESANDMLIIIEPGTKIGFSNIKRALEILMPLGAHVIAPCPHDKECPIDFDDWCHFSSRVQRTNIHRKVKNGQLSYEDEKFSYICVSKSPCNMIKSRIIRHPQIRKGHIILDLCTKDGIKKVTVKKSDGDIYKKARNTKWGSIFE, encoded by the coding sequence ATGAACATACCAACAGAGCTTTTAAATGGAATCGAAGAAGAAGCAAGCAAGATACCTGTAAATAAATTGATTTCTTTGGTTTCTGACATTTCTAATCGATACAGAAATACTGATGAGAAACATATTTTATCTTACGAAGAAGCCATTGCATACGTTTCATACAGGATGCCTGCTACGTTCGAAGCCATCTACACAGTTTTGAAAGATGTAAAAGATATATGCGGTGATGATTTAAAACCAAAATCGATTTTAGATGTAGGGGCTGGACCAGGTACTGCAATATGGGCAGCAACTTCCATATGGAATGATTTAGATAAGATAACGCTTTTAGAGAGAAATATAAACATGATAAAAATCGGCAAAAAGCTGTCAGCAAACTCAAACAATAGATCTATTAAGAATTCTATTTGGATGGAAGCTGACTTAGAAAGTTTATCTGAACTGCCTAAACATGATATTGTAATTGCATCGTATTCAATCGGTGAGCTAAATGATGATGTACACGGTGAAATAATAAAAAAACTTTGGGAAAGCGCTAACGACATGCTGATAATCATAGAGCCGGGAACTAAGATTGGCTTTTCTAACATAAAAAGAGCACTGGAAATCTTAATGCCTCTTGGTGCCCATGTAATAGCGCCATGTCCACACGATAAAGAATGTCCAATAGATTTTGATGACTGGTGTCACTTTTCATCTCGTGTACAAAGAACAAACATACACAGAAAAGTCAAAAACGGCCAACTTTCATACGAAGATGAAAAATTCTCCTACATATGTGTATCAAAAAGCCCTTGCAACATGATAAAAAGCAGAATCATAAGACATCCGCAGATAAGGAAGGGCCACATAATACTGGATTTGTGCACAAAAGATGGCATCAAGAAAGTCACGGTCAAGAAAAGCGATGGAGATATTTACAAAAAAGCCAGAAATACAAAATGGGGTTCTATCTTTGAATGA
- a CDS encoding DUF1848 domain-containing protein, translated as MIISVSRRTDVPAFYSDWFYNRVKDGYVLVRNPFNHHQISKVSLSLDAVDCFVFWSKNPENMIGNLHIIDNYPFYFQFTLNPYDDKVEKGVPKKSKIIDTFKRLSDKIGPNRVIWRYDPIIIAEAISEKYHYKYFEVLASKLKGYTSKCIISFVDFYPKVKKSLEKIGAFEISDEDKIRIAKRLGEIAETYSLKIETCAEKIDLSQFGIEHGRCVDPNLIKEISGRDIKDEKDKNQRKACGCAASVDIGAYDTCLHGCIYCYANYSSRVVNGNMTLYDVNSPLLCSSITDEDLITERNR; from the coding sequence ATGATAATAAGCGTCAGCAGGAGGACAGATGTGCCGGCTTTTTACAGTGATTGGTTTTACAATAGAGTTAAAGATGGTTATGTCTTAGTAAGGAACCCTTTTAATCATCATCAAATAAGCAAAGTCTCCTTGTCGTTGGATGCTGTTGACTGCTTTGTGTTTTGGAGCAAAAATCCTGAAAATATGATCGGCAATCTTCACATTATAGACAATTATCCGTTCTATTTTCAGTTTACATTGAATCCTTACGATGATAAAGTTGAAAAAGGTGTTCCGAAAAAATCAAAAATAATTGATACATTTAAGAGATTATCAGATAAAATAGGGCCCAATAGAGTAATTTGGAGGTACGATCCCATCATTATAGCTGAAGCTATTAGCGAGAAATACCATTATAAATATTTTGAAGTATTGGCATCGAAACTTAAAGGTTATACATCAAAGTGTATCATAAGCTTTGTGGATTTTTACCCTAAAGTAAAGAAAAGCCTTGAGAAGATAGGCGCTTTTGAGATTAGCGATGAAGATAAAATAAGGATAGCTAAAAGACTTGGAGAAATTGCGGAAACATATTCTCTTAAAATTGAAACATGTGCAGAAAAAATAGATTTATCTCAATTTGGAATAGAGCATGGCAGGTGCGTGGATCCTAATCTGATTAAGGAAATTTCTGGACGTGATATTAAGGATGAAAAAGACAAGAATCAAAGAAAAGCATGTGGTTGTGCTGCCAGTGTAGATATAGGAGCTTATGATACGTGCTTGCATGGGTGCATCTACTGCTATGCAAACTACAGCAGTAGGGTTGTCAATGGCAATATGACTTTATACGATGTTAATTCTCCATTATTGTGCAGCAGTATAACAGATGAGGATTTAATAACGGAAAGAAACAGGTAG
- a CDS encoding nitroreductase family protein — protein sequence MDAIELLKNRRSCRNFSDVPIDDKVLNNILEVGLNAASGGNTQPCTIIKIRDKDRKSKLKDLLGQNFIEKSDTVLVFLLDFYKQKRWCEINAAPYGRNRSFLEFIISLEDVMCVAQSIECACTLKGIGSVYLGTPNLRYEEIKELLELPELTIPILAMCLGNIKGTLNSRKKLQKDAVVFYEKYKKLSDEEIERYYGEKYQNSNTFINDKNSYLIDELYNIASAVSGKDFADKVKTNVEKNGYINPAQKLFGFHYNPIQMIGMNQWIWNFFKEQGFDFLDETFHINRLDVK from the coding sequence ATGGATGCAATCGAATTATTGAAAAATAGAAGAAGTTGCAGAAACTTTTCTGATGTCCCAATAGACGATAAAGTTTTGAACAACATTCTTGAGGTTGGTTTAAATGCTGCCAGCGGAGGAAATACTCAACCATGTACTATAATTAAGATAAGAGACAAAGATAGAAAATCAAAACTTAAAGATCTTCTTGGACAAAATTTTATCGAAAAATCTGATACTGTCTTAGTATTTCTTTTGGATTTTTACAAGCAAAAAAGATGGTGCGAAATAAATGCAGCGCCTTACGGGCGAAACAGATCTTTTTTAGAATTTATTATCTCATTAGAAGATGTAATGTGTGTTGCTCAAAGCATTGAATGTGCATGTACTTTAAAAGGTATAGGCAGTGTTTATTTAGGTACGCCAAATCTACGGTATGAGGAAATAAAAGAACTTTTAGAATTACCAGAACTTACTATACCCATTCTTGCTATGTGCCTCGGAAATATAAAAGGTACTCTGAATTCCAGAAAAAAGCTTCAAAAAGATGCAGTCGTTTTTTATGAGAAGTACAAGAAATTAAGCGATGAAGAAATTGAAAGATATTATGGAGAAAAATATCAAAACAGCAACACGTTCATCAATGACAAAAATAGCTATTTGATAGATGAACTTTACAATATCGCTTCAGCAGTTAGTGGAAAAGACTTTGCAGACAAAGTGAAAACAAATGTTGAAAAAAACGGCTACATAAATCCAGCACAAAAATTGTTTGGCTTTCATTACAACCCTATACAAATGATAGGTATGAATCAATGGATATGGAATTTTTTCAAAGAACAAGGCTTTGATTTTTTGGATGAAACATTTCACATTAATAGGCTGGATGTGAAATAA
- a CDS encoding SWIM zinc finger family protein — MNINNFENHVDKTILDRGYDYYINGNIVEVYKRGDNEYVFQVQGSDDYEVIVKIDNDGEIIYSECDCPYDFGPICKHQVAAYFKLFEIINNKNNIIHIKKNAINQFSIREVLNNLSKKELIKIIMDITENDEALRNSLIVRYSKGSYEQELEKCKKLINSIVKKYTGREGFISYRETYSFVNDMEDILRKSRNTDNILLALDIAFLLLNESIRAFQYADDSNGDIGFLVSETIDLIGDIVTDGSYLDDDLKEEIFNKLLTQIDNEILDEWNDYKIDLLRLCIEFADVEKLRNELIAKIKSIITMNSGDEYKRYSNEKMLQILFEIIDTYGTDEEALEFIEKNLDYTSFRELLISKFMKEKNFNKVIELALEGEKKDKKYAGLALKWKKIRYEAYKKLSLKEEQKKLAKELLFEGNFEYYNELKELITGDKTEFYNNLKQELKKNEGWVSKNIYLKLIVEEKDLDEIMEFVKENPSIIEGYAEMLQEKFKDEVIEVYKKHIMAVANSSSNRKEYKKVCEVVKKYKKIAGNKNMEEIVDKLIALYKNKPAFVDELNKIKKIKK; from the coding sequence GTGAATATAAACAATTTTGAAAATCATGTTGACAAAACTATTTTAGATAGAGGGTATGATTATTATATTAATGGCAATATAGTTGAAGTCTATAAACGCGGAGATAACGAATATGTATTTCAAGTACAAGGAAGTGATGATTATGAGGTAATAGTTAAGATAGATAACGATGGAGAAATTATTTATTCAGAATGTGATTGCCCCTATGATTTTGGACCAATATGTAAACATCAAGTGGCGGCATATTTTAAGCTATTTGAGATAATAAATAACAAAAACAATATAATACATATAAAGAAAAATGCGATAAATCAGTTTTCGATTAGAGAAGTACTAAATAATCTTTCTAAAAAAGAATTGATTAAAATAATAATGGATATAACCGAAAATGATGAAGCTTTAAGAAACAGTCTCATTGTAAGATATTCAAAAGGTAGTTACGAACAAGAACTTGAAAAATGCAAAAAGCTTATTAATTCCATTGTGAAAAAATATACAGGCAGAGAAGGCTTTATATCGTATAGAGAAACTTACAGCTTTGTAAATGATATGGAAGATATATTGCGGAAATCAAGAAATACCGATAATATATTATTAGCTCTGGATATTGCATTTCTTCTGCTTAACGAGTCTATAAGAGCTTTTCAATACGCCGATGATTCCAATGGCGATATAGGTTTCCTCGTATCTGAAACTATAGACTTAATAGGAGATATAGTAACAGATGGTAGTTATTTAGATGATGATTTAAAAGAGGAGATATTTAATAAATTGCTTACGCAAATTGACAATGAAATTTTAGACGAATGGAATGATTATAAAATTGATCTTCTTAGACTATGTATTGAATTTGCAGATGTTGAAAAGCTAAGGAATGAGCTTATAGCGAAAATAAAGTCTATTATTACTATGAATTCAGGTGATGAGTATAAAAGATACAGCAATGAGAAGATGTTGCAAATATTGTTTGAAATAATTGACACTTATGGCACTGATGAAGAAGCTTTAGAATTTATAGAAAAAAACTTAGATTATACCTCATTTAGGGAGTTACTTATAAGTAAGTTCATGAAAGAAAAAAATTTTAATAAAGTTATAGAATTAGCTTTAGAAGGTGAAAAGAAAGACAAAAAATATGCAGGATTAGCATTGAAATGGAAGAAAATAAGATATGAAGCCTATAAAAAACTTTCCCTAAAAGAAGAACAAAAAAAATTAGCCAAAGAACTTCTTTTTGAAGGCAACTTTGAATATTACAATGAACTTAAAGAACTAATTACGGGTGATAAGACAGAATTTTACAACAACTTGAAACAAGAATTAAAAAAGAATGAGGGATGGGTCAGCAAGAATATTTATCTTAAGCTTATAGTAGAAGAAAAAGATCTTGATGAGATAATGGAGTTTGTAAAAGAAAATCCAAGTATCATAGAAGGATATGCCGAAATGTTGCAAGAAAAATTTAAAGATGAGGTGATTGAGGTATATAAGAAGCATATAATGGCAGTTGCAAATTCATCATCTAATAGAAAAGAGTATAAAAAAGTATGTGAAGTTGTTAAAAAGTATAAAAAGATAGCAGGCAATAAAAATATGGAGGAAATAGTTGATAAGCTAATTGCTTTATACAAAAATAAGCCAGCATTTGTAGACGAACTAAATAAAATTAAAAAAATAAAAAAATAA
- a CDS encoding ABC transporter permease: protein MKDTTIIPANERELKNRISFDTAIENMLTFAYRTLLKTVYNPESLLDVTLMPILFTLMFTYLFGGAISGNIESYLPIIIPGILIQTCITSSGNAGTQLREDIDKSIFNRFKSMPIARISPLAGVLTADLLRYAIAGAIVFTVGAIIGYRPSFLKVVVSIEFMMFVGWCLSWLFAFVALTAKSVSSASMYAMLIMFPLTFLSNAFVPTKTMPKVVRYFAEHINPVSKAITAVREILGNGTIGTDFWIALIGTFTIFIVSVPLTLWAYNRNM from the coding sequence ATGAAAGACACTACTATTATTCCTGCTAACGAACGCGAATTAAAAAACCGCATCAGTTTTGATACTGCTATTGAAAATATGCTTACTTTTGCATACAGGACACTTCTTAAAACTGTGTACAATCCTGAAAGCCTTTTGGACGTCACGCTTATGCCGATACTGTTTACGTTAATGTTCACATATTTGTTTGGTGGTGCGATTTCGGGTAACATCGAAAGCTATCTTCCGATTATTATTCCGGGAATTTTGATCCAGACTTGTATCACATCCTCCGGCAATGCTGGCACGCAACTGAGGGAGGACATTGATAAGAGCATATTCAACCGTTTCAAATCCATGCCTATAGCAAGGATATCACCGCTTGCAGGTGTACTGACTGCTGACCTCTTGCGCTATGCCATAGCGGGCGCGATTGTGTTCACAGTCGGTGCAATTATCGGATATAGACCAAGCTTTTTGAAGGTTGTAGTTTCCATCGAATTTATGATGTTTGTCGGTTGGTGCTTAAGTTGGCTGTTTGCGTTTGTGGCTTTGACGGCAAAATCTGTATCATCTGCATCAATGTACGCAATGCTTATCATGTTTCCACTGACGTTTCTGTCAAATGCCTTTGTTCCAACAAAAACTATGCCTAAAGTAGTTCGCTACTTTGCCGAACATATCAATCCTGTATCCAAAGCAATAACGGCTGTGCGAGAGATATTGGGAAATGGAACAATCGGCACGGATTTTTGGATTGCACTAATAGGTACTTTTACAATCTTCATAGTATCTGTACCGCTTACGCTGTGGGCATATAATCGGAACATGTAA
- a CDS encoding daunorubicin resistance protein DrrA family ABC transporter ATP-binding protein, producing the protein MDKVKNSEYAVEVVKLVKMFDKKKAVDGISFTIRTGTICGLLGPNGAGKTTTINMLATLIKPDGGTAKIFGYDVKKDVQKVRQLIGLTGQYATLDESLTAMENLKIFARLLGFSRIEAKRKAEELLEEFSLTEAANRKVSMFSGGMRRRLDIAVSLLSNPPLIFLDEPTTGLDPRTRAQMWQTIRTLVKNGSTILLTTQYLDEADQLADDIVVIDKGKVVAHDTPTGLKRSISASSLQLTVKNPDYAPKAAQIVEKVLGGKTQISEAAEITIPLADTAKLVDVLTKLKEMGIGLTAVNVREPSLDEVFLALTGDTKEVV; encoded by the coding sequence ATGGACAAAGTAAAAAATAGTGAATACGCAGTCGAAGTTGTGAAACTAGTAAAGATGTTTGACAAAAAGAAAGCTGTAGATGGAATAAGTTTTACAATTCGGACCGGGACAATCTGTGGCCTACTTGGTCCTAACGGTGCTGGAAAGACAACCACCATTAATATGCTTGCAACGCTCATTAAGCCCGATGGGGGAACAGCAAAAATTTTCGGATATGATGTGAAGAAAGATGTGCAAAAGGTGCGTCAACTCATCGGTTTGACAGGGCAATACGCCACATTAGATGAAAGTCTGACAGCGATGGAGAACTTAAAAATATTTGCTCGTCTATTAGGTTTTTCCCGCATTGAAGCAAAACGCAAAGCCGAAGAATTGTTGGAGGAGTTTTCATTGACAGAAGCGGCAAACCGCAAAGTTTCCATGTTTTCCGGTGGTATGCGCCGACGGCTTGATATTGCGGTCAGCTTGTTGTCTAATCCGCCGCTTATTTTCCTTGACGAGCCGACGACGGGGCTTGATCCCCGCACAAGAGCACAGATGTGGCAGACTATTCGAACACTCGTCAAAAATGGCTCTACCATTTTACTGACAACACAGTATCTTGATGAAGCTGACCAACTTGCCGACGATATTGTTGTTATCGATAAAGGCAAAGTTGTTGCTCACGATACTCCAACTGGGTTGAAACGCTCCATAAGTGCCTCAAGTCTGCAATTAACAGTAAAAAATCCCGATTATGCTCCTAAAGCCGCTCAAATCGTGGAAAAAGTTCTTGGAGGCAAGACACAAATATCGGAAGCGGCGGAAATCACCATACCCCTTGCGGACACTGCCAAACTTGTGGATGTTTTGACTAAGTTAAAAGAAATGGGAATCGGCTTAACTGCTGTAAATGTCCGCGAACCGTCGCTTGACGAAGTTTTCCTTGCTCTCACAGGTGACACAAAGGAGGTTGTTTAG